The Neomonachus schauinslandi chromosome 4, ASM220157v2, whole genome shotgun sequence genome includes a region encoding these proteins:
- the PRKAB2 gene encoding 5'-AMP-activated protein kinase subunit beta-2, giving the protein MGNTTSDRVAGERHGAKASRAEGAGGHAPGKEHKIMVGSTDDPSVFSLPDSKLPGDKEFVSWQQDLEDSVKPTQQARPTVIRWSEGGKEVFISGSFNNWSTKIPLIKSHNDFVAILDLPEGEHQYKFFVDGQWVHDPSEPVVTSQLGTINNLIHVKKSDFEVFDALKLDSMESSETSCRDLSSSPPGPYGQEMYVFRSEERFKSPPILPPHLLQVILNKDTNISCDPALLPEPNHVMLNHLYALSIKDSVMVLSATHRYKKKYVTTLLYKPI; this is encoded by the exons ATGGGAAACACCACCAGCGACCGGGTGGCTGGCGAGCGCCACGGCGCCAAGGCTTCACGCGCCGAGGGCGCCGGCGGCCATGCGCCGGGCAAGGAGCATAAGATCATGGTGGGGAGTACGGACGACCCTAGCGTCTTCAGCCTGCCAGACTCCAAG CTCCCTGGGGACAAGGAGTTTGTATCATGGCAGCAGGATTTGGAGGACTCCGTAAAGCCTACACAGCAGGCCCGGCCCACTGTTATCCGCTGGTCTGAAGGAGGCAAGGAGGTCTTCATCTCTGGGTCCTTCAACAATTGGAGCACCAAGATTCCACTGATTAAGAG CCATAATGACTTTGTTGCCATCTTAGACCTCCCTGAGGGAGAGCACCAGTACAAGTTCTTTGTGGATGGACAGTGGGTTCATGATCCATCAGAG CCTGTGGTTACCAGTCAGCTTGGCACGATTAACAATTTGATCCATGTCAAGAAATCTGACTTTGAGGTGTTTGATGCTTTAAAGCTAGATTCAATGGAAAGCTCGGAGACATCTTGTCGAG ACCTTTCCAGCTCTCCCCCTGGGCCTTATGGTCAAGAAATGTATGTGTTTCGATCTGAGGAGAGATTCAAATCCCCACCCATCCTACCTCCTCACCTTCTTCAAGTTATTCTTAACAAGGACACTAATATTTCT tgtgACCCAGCCTTGCTTCCTGAGCCCAATCATGTTATGCTGAACCATCTCTATGCATTATCCATTAAG GACAGTGTGATGGTCCTTAGCGCAACCCATCGCTACAAGAAGAAGTATGTCACTACTCTGCTGTATAAGCCCATCTGA